The Raphanus sativus cultivar WK10039 chromosome 2, ASM80110v3, whole genome shotgun sequence genome includes a region encoding these proteins:
- the LOC108827127 gene encoding transcription termination factor MTEF18, mitochondrial, whose translation MLMLRTQKKVYKSLKMITHFTNCIAFLPSSVPRQSQAPQRFDLSRVSFTVRCFQIQSCVLSDKSELQQSSQLPTRFFVNPVSRGTRNQAQGALFDYLHSTRSFTFTDAEHISKNSPHFLSSLLSKIDDNERDVSKALTRYFRYNPINEFEPFFESLGLCPSEFEQFLPKKLMFLSDDGVMFENFNALCNYGVPRGKIGRVYKEAREVFRYESGVLVSKLRAYEDLGLRKGTVIKLVSSCPLLLVGGVDGEFASVVDKLKRLPVGCDWLGRDLSDSKTYSWGRILETMEFLEKMGCKEEKLSSLLKTYPALVIEGSGKKFCVLFGRLFKVGLQVNEIYMLFIDNPEMLSDKCVKNIRKTLDFLIAIRMETHFIRKILLSHMELIGSCSLQAPRTVCISLNVSQEELCQMLKKDPLRLFSFVSTTKKRKSKLLSEDARKYAEKTAFLVRLGYLENSDEMVKALKQFRGRGDQLQERFDCLVKAGLNHNTVAEIIRHAPIVLNLSKDVIEKKIHSLTELLGYPIESLVSFPAYLCYDLQRIHHRFSMYLWLRERDAARPMLSPSTILTCGDARFVKYFVNVHPEGPAVWESINQSST comes from the coding sequence ATGTTAATGCTCAGAACTCAGAAAAAGGTTTATAAATCGTTGAAAATGATTACCCATTTCACCAATTGCATAGCTTTCCTCCCCTCCTCTGTTCCTCGTCAGAGCCAAGCTCCTCAAAGGTTCGACCTTTCTCGTGTTTCGTTCACAGTTCGGTGTTTTCAGATTCAAAGCTGTGTCCTTAGTGATAAGTCTGAGTTACAACAGTCCTCTCAGTTACCTACTCGGTTTTTCGTTAATCCGGTTTCAAGGGGAACTAGGAACCAGGCTCAAGGAGCTCTTTTTGATTACTTGCATAGCACTAGAAGCTTTACTTTCACTGATGCAGAGCATATTAGCAAGAACTCGCCTCATTTCCTGTCGAGTTTGCTGTCCAAGATCGATGATAACGAGAGAGATGTCTCCAAGGCGTTGACTAGATACTTTAGGTACAACCCCATAAACGAGTTTGAACCGTTTTTCGAGAGTTTGGGTCTGTGCCCATCTGAGTTTGAGCAGTTTCTTCCTAAAAAGCTAATGTTTTTGAGTGATGATGGTGTCATGTTTGAGAATTTCAATGCTCTTTGCAACTACGGGGTCCCTCGTGGGAAGATTGGTCGTGTGTATAAAGAAGCAAGAGAGGTTTTCAGATACGAGTCTGGGGTGTTGGTGTCTAAACTCAGGGCTTATGAAGATTTGGGTCTGAGAAAGGGCACAGTTATCAAGTTGGTTAGTAGCTGTCCGTTGCTGCTTGTCGGTGGGGTTGATGGCGAGTTTGCTTCAGTGGTTGATAAGTTGAAGAGGTTACCAGTGGGATGTGATTGGCTCGGGAGAGACTTGTCTGACAGTAAAACGTATAGCTGGGGTAGGATTCTGGAGACGATGGAGTTTCTTGAGAAAATGGGATGTAAAGAGGAGAAGCTGAGTAGTCTTCTGAAAACTTATCCTGCTTTGGTGATCGAAGGCTCTGGTAAGAAGTTCTGTGTTCTGTTTGGTAGGTTGTTTAAAGTGGGGCTTCAAGTGAATGAGATATACATGCTGTTTATAGACAACCCTGAGATGTTATCAGACAAATGCGTTAAAAACATTCGGAAGACGCTGGATTTCTTGATAGCTATTAGAATGGAAACGCATTTTATCAGAAAGATTCTGCTGAGTCACATGGAGCTTATCGGTTCATGCTCTCTGCAAGCACCTAGAACTGTTTGTATTAGCTTGAACGTTAGCCAAGAGGAGCTATGTCAGATGTTGAAGAAAGATCCTTTGAGACTGTTCAGCTTTGTATCTacaacaaagaagagaaaaagcaAACTTCTTTCGGAGGATGCGAGGAAATACGCGGAGAAGACTGCGTTTTTGGTGAGGCTAGGGTATTTAGAGAACTCGGACGAGATGGTGAAGGCTCTGAAACAGTTTCGAGGGAGGGGAGATCAGCTGCAGGAGAGGTTTGATTGCCTCGTGAAAGCCGGTTTAAACCACAATACGGTTGCAGAGATCATCAGGCACGCTCCAATCGTGCTTAACCTCTCTAAAGACGTCATAGAGAAGAAGATACATTCCTTAACCGAACTTCTTGGCTATCCAATTGAATCTCTGGTGAGTTTCCCTGCGTATCTGTGTTATGATTTGCAGAGAATACACCACAGATTCTCAATGTATTTGTGGTTGAGGGAAAGAGATGCAGCAAGGCCAATGCTATCACCGAGCACTATACTCACTTGCGGTGATGCCAGGTTTGTCAAGTATTTTGTCAATGTCCACCCTGAAGGTCCAGCCGTTTGGGAAAGTATAAACCAATCGTCTACATGA